In Candidatus Poribacteria bacterium, the genomic window GCCGGGCTCCTTCTGCCGATGCGCGGTTCGTCGGAGCCCCATGCCGGCGGCGCAATCGTCTCCCTCGTCAAAAGCGAGAGCCGGTCTGCCGCGATCCGCCGCGCCATCGACCTTCTGGGAACCAACCCAGTCCAGCGCAAAAAGGTCGTCCTCAAGCCCAACTTCAACAGCGCCCACGAGTTCCCGGGTTCCACCCACCCCGACACGCTCCGCACGCTGATCGGGAAGCTCAGCGAGATGGGCGCAACGGCGTTCACCGTCGCCGACCGCAGCGGCATGGGCGACACGGTGCGCGTCATGGAGGAGAAGGGCATTCCGGCGTTGGGGTCGGAGATGGACTTCGAATCCATCGCGCTCGACCGGCTAGCGGATGACGCGTGGAAGCCGTTCGAGATGAAGGACTCCCACTGGCAGAACGGGCTCTATTTCCCCAAGCTGTTCCTCGAAGCGGAGAGCCTCGTCCAGACCTGCTGCCTCAAGACCCATCGCTTCGGCGGGCACTTCACGCTGTCGCTCAAGAACAGCGTCGGGATGGTCGCCCGCGTGTCGCCGAAGGACGGCTACAACTTCATGGGCGAGCTCCACGGCTCCCGCGACCAACGGCGGATGATCGCCGAGATCAACCAGCTCTATCAGCCCGACCTGATCGTCCTCGACGCGATGGAAGGCTTCGTCGATGCGGGTCCCGAAGCGGGCAAGCGGGTCCAGCCGGGAGTCGTCATCGCCGGAACGGATCGGATCGCGGTCGATGCCGTCGGCGTGGCGATCTTGCGGCTCTACGGGACGACGCCCGTCGTCACCGAGGGAGCGATCTTCGAGCAGGAGCAGATCCGGAGAGCCGTCGAGGTCGGGGTCGGCGTCGATGCGCCGGAGAAGATCACGGTCGTCGTTCCGGACGAGGTCAGCGGCGCGTTCGCGGCGAAGCTGACGCCCATCCTGGGCATGAAGACCCGCACGGCGAGCGCCCAGCCGACCGGGAACCTACCGACGTCTTGGGGAGAAATGAAAAGGGCGTGAGCTCCGACGCAACGTCGACCCAGTCTCCGCCCGTATTGCCCCGCTAGTACAGTCTGGATCCGTGGTATTCTGTTGCGTCGGCTAGTACGCTTCGTACGCAGGCATTGCTGACCAGATGAGGTGATGTCATGCCGTCTTCGCCGCTCGATCGCATCGAGTGGAGCGAGCCGCTCGAGGCTCCACGGGTCCCGCCTTCCCCAGAACTCGTGCAGCGCGCCAAGCAGGTCATCGGGACCTGGCTGCCGCAGCACGATGTCTATTTGAGCTGCCCGTGGATCATCGAGTCGCATCTCGATGCCCTCGCGGCGCAGTACCCGCATCTGTCGCCCAAGCTCATGTCGCTGACGAACTTCGTCGTCGCGCAGGACAACTCCTGCCGCTTCTGCTACGGCTACGTGCGGACGCTCTTGCAGTTGAACGGGTTTGCGGAGGCGGAGATCCGCCGGCTCGAAACCGACCTGCACAGCGCCGAACTGACGGAACCGGAACGCCTCGCCCTCGACTTCGCCCAACGCCTCTCCCGCGCGAACCCGCGTCCGGGAGCCGCCGACGTCGAAGCCCTGAGAAGTGCTGGCTTCGATGACGCTACCATCGCCGAGATCGCCACGTGCGCCACTCTGGCGGTTCTGCAGAACCGGCTGGCGACCTTGGCGTCGTTCCGCCCGGCTGCCATCGAACGGACCGTGAACCCGTGGTACGGGTTCCTGGTGAAGCCGTTCCTGCTTCGCTCGCCCAAGCGGCGCGGACCGGCACAACCCGATGCCAAGCAGAATCTGCCGGACGACGGGCCCGCAGCCCAGGTCACCGAACAACTGCGAGCTCTGCCCTGCCACCCGAACGTCCGCCGCATCGTCAACCGGTGCTGGGAGACACACGGCCTCCAGCAGCGCACGAAGGGCATGATGACCGCGATCGTCGCCCAGGCGCTCTCCTGCTCTCTGGCGGTGAGCGAATGCCGCGAAGTCGTTGAGTCGGAAGGTCTCTCAACTGCCGACTTCGATCAGATCCTCTCCCACCTCACATCGGACAAGATGAGCGCTGCCGAAACCCGCCTGGTGCCCGTCGCGCGCGAGACGATCCGCTATCAGACGCGCACGATCCAGACGCGTATCCGCGAGCTCGCCAGCCAGCTTCAGCCGGAGGAAGTGCTCGAAGCCATCCAGGTCTACGCCGTCGCCAACGCGATGTGCCGCCTCAGCGTGCTCACCGAAGCCGGCGTATG contains:
- a CDS encoding DUF362 domain-containing protein, with the translated sequence MRGSSEPHAGGAIVSLVKSESRSAAIRRAIDLLGTNPVQRKKVVLKPNFNSAHEFPGSTHPDTLRTLIGKLSEMGATAFTVADRSGMGDTVRVMEEKGIPALGSEMDFESIALDRLADDAWKPFEMKDSHWQNGLYFPKLFLEAESLVQTCCLKTHRFGGHFTLSLKNSVGMVARVSPKDGYNFMGELHGSRDQRRMIAEINQLYQPDLIVLDAMEGFVDAGPEAGKRVQPGVVIAGTDRIAVDAVGVAILRLYGTTPVVTEGAIFEQEQIRRAVEVGVGVDAPEKITVVVPDEVSGAFAAKLTPILGMKTRTASAQPTGNLPTSWGEMKRA